A portion of the Tachysurus vachellii isolate PV-2020 chromosome 14, HZAU_Pvac_v1, whole genome shotgun sequence genome contains these proteins:
- the gdpgp1 gene encoding GDP-D-glucose phosphorylase 1, with translation MDGPGHVFSYTNKDFVYDVCRINGRTDVTSRFDVALRCGWEEKMKLGLFRYHLGDLETRVLTGACGYISQLNIQRGIERRKPQEIRSIQQQFDPKLFNFNKINSAEILFEMHKAEQIYTGCAGKGTCATCVVIINVSPLEFGHCLLVPEPSRCHPQILTPLALQIGVESLFLSADPGFRVGFNSLGAFASVNHLHLHAYYLNHPLRIESARTEVIFPKKSLYRLVDFPKAFMFYTDGQDEAQAVTVCRLTDFLIERNIAHNVFMTRACDPDSDSEAQSSLRHGVRIFIWPRVTCFGAKEESAFNVALCELAGHLPFKNREDYERLDEDGVKAIVQRYLLSDEEFADLEKEIVANL, from the coding sequence ATGGATGGACCGGGGCACGTTTTCTCTTACACCAACAAGGATTTTGTGTACGACGTGTGCCGGATTAATGGAAGGACTGATGTCACGTCCAGGTTTGATGTAGCCCTGAGATGCGGGTGGGAAGAGAAGATGAAACTCGGGCTCTTCAGATATCATTTAGGGGATTTGGAGACGCGTGTGTTAACCGGCGCATGTGGATATATCTCTCAGCTCAACATTCAGAGAGGCATCGAAAGGAGGAAACCTCAAGAAATCCGGAGTATCCAGCAGCAGTTTGACCCCAAACTCTTTAACTTCAACAAGATCAATTCAGCAGAAATCTTGTTTGAGATGCACAAAGCGGAGCAGATTTATACAGGATGTGCTGGGAAAGGAACCTGTGCCACGTGTGTTGTGATCATAAACGTGAGCCCGTTAGAGTTCGGACACTGTTTGCTGGTTCCAGAGCCTTCCCGGTGTCATCCCCAGATCTTAACGCCTCTGGCTCTCCAAATCGGGGTTGAGTCATTGTTCCTTAGCGCAGATCCCGGATTCCGAGTCGGGTTTAACAGCCTGGGTGCGTTTGCTTCTGTTAATCATCTACACCTTCATGCGTATTACTTAAACCACCCTTTAAGAATCGAGTCTGCACGCACAGAGGTCATCTTTCCCAAAAAGAGCTTGTACCGGCTTGTGGATTTTCCAAAAGCGTTCATGTTTTATACGGACGGACAAGACGAAGCGCAAGCGGTCACCGTCTGCAGGCTCACAGACTTTCTCATAGAGAGAAATATCGCCCATAATGTCTTCATGACTCGAGCCTGCGATCCAGACAGTGACAGTGAAGCCCAGTCGTCACTTCGCCACGGAGTGCGCATCTTCATCTGGCCCCGAGTGACGTGTTTCGGAGCGAAAGAGGAATCCGCATTTAACGTGGCTCTGTGTGAACTGGCCGGTCATCTTCCGTTTAAAAACAGAGAGGACTATGAGCGCCTGGATGAAGATGGGGTCAAAGCAATTGTTCAGAGGTACCTCCTAAGTGACGAAGAGTTTGCTGACTTAGAAAAAGAAATTGTTGCAAATTTATAA